From Denitrovibrio acetiphilus DSM 12809, the proteins below share one genomic window:
- a CDS encoding class II SORL domain-containing protein has product MSIGEFVKTADFKSEKHVPVIVVPEGIKAGEPFVVEVSVGKEIPHPNTTEHFISWISLYFKPAEGPVINLGRFEYSAHGEAAAGANQGPAYAEPVSTCKIKLEKAGTLIATSYCNIHGLWEGSAEVTF; this is encoded by the coding sequence ATGTCAATCGGAGAATTCGTAAAAACAGCAGATTTCAAATCTGAAAAACACGTTCCGGTAATTGTCGTACCTGAAGGTATTAAAGCCGGAGAACCATTTGTAGTTGAAGTTTCCGTGGGGAAAGAGATCCCACATCCTAATACAACAGAACACTTTATTAGCTGGATATCACTCTACTTCAAACCTGCCGAGGGTCCTGTAATAAACCTCGGAAGATTTGAGTATTCTGCTCACGGTGAAGCTGCTGCCGGCGCAAATCAGGGACCAGCTTATGCTGAACCTGTTTCTACCTGCAAAATCAAACTTGAAAAAGCAGGAACACTTATCGCTACATCCTATTGCAACATTCACGGTTTATGGGAAGGAAGCGCAGAAGTTACTTTCTAG